CTTTGATAAACAAATTGTATATTTTCAGACATCTAACTCAGTAAAATTTCATTCTATAAAAACTATTGTATTAAACTTTCTTAGATTTTTAGCTGATGATGAACATATAAAAATTAAGCTATCTGCGCCTACGATGAGTAAACTACTAAAATTTGCAATGAGTGAAAATGGACGGTCAGCTAAAGTTTATGACAACATTAACCCTAACACAATAAAATTACTGGACTTGTTTTTGGAAATTGAAAATTCAAGAAGTTTCAGTAGTTTTCAATGCGTCGATATTAAATTTGACCACGAAGATTCAATGAATAAGGATTTGAAGGATAGAATTAAAAGTCAGGCTTATGGTTGTGACATTGGCGATTTGTTTAATAAGTCGGAAGTCAAGGTGCATATACTTAGTAACCGAGTTATTCTTCAAATTGAGTTTAGAATTGTTTATACGACTTATGATGCAGAGGAAGTCCCGCTGAAACACACAATTTTGGCGGGAATTGTTAATGATAAAAGTAAGGCAAATGCATTAAGAATTTATATTGAAAATAATGAACATACTATTAAAGATATTATTAAGGATGCATACAAAGATTTAAAAGATGTTTTTATGGGAAGTTTAATGGACAGTAACTTGAAAAATGAGGAAAAGATTAAAAAAATGTTAGGGATTTAATATCCGATTATTGAAAAGAGAAGTGGGAATATGAATGAATCGATAGTGTTCCATTTTAAAATGCTCAGAGAAAATAAAAAAAATATCATTCATTTCTTAAATCATCTAAAAAAAAGTTATAACAGCAAAGTTTGTATTAAACAAAACGAATTTGAGAAAGAATTTATTTCGGTTTCATCTGAAAATATCGTATTGTTACTGTTTGATAGTATTTTTTGGATAATATTAAAAGACAAAACATACAATAATCAGTATGAAGAGCATCTTAAGGTGGTTGATTCGTTACCAGATTGTCTAATGCCTGTTCAACTAACAAATAAGAAAATGGTTCAGTATTTTTTTGAACACGATTTTAGTAATAATTTACTGGAAATGTTTATTGATGGTGATGACGAATATGAGTATTTTGACAAACTCTTAATTTATGGGGAAGGGCTAAATTATTCGAGTGAGTATAAGCAAGCTTTGAAAATACCCGAGGTTAACTTTGAGTACATCAAATTACAACCTAAAAATAGCAATTCAGTCGTAACTTTTTGGAATAATAATCATCTAGATGTGGATGGTAACGCTAGTATTAATGATACATTAAGTGTCGCGCGCTCATTTAATCGCTACTTTCAAAATTATCTTATAGAAAATGAGGAACTTTTTACATGAGGAAGATTTCAATCACGGTTCAGGATAATAATGAAACACACGTTAAATTGACTAACCATGAGAACCATCATATTAAAGATGGTATATCAATTGATTTCTGTTTCACAAATAATATTCATGACAGAGAAATAAAATATGTGGTTAATGAGATAATTAAAACAAAAGATTGGATTTCGAATGAGAACGATATTTACTTCATTGACTTAAACAAACTTGGGCTTGCTTATCCCTCGATATTTAATCAATGCCAATGGATGAATGGTTTAATAAGTGTTACACCTATTTATGAAGATGGTTTAAATGATGTCCGGTTTTTTAGTTTGACTATCTCAGAAGATGAAATACGTGAAAAAGCTCCGAGAAAAGTTTTTTTAAGCCATAAAGGAGCTAATAAGCCTTTAGTTAGGAAATATTATCAGCTTTTAAAAGAACTTGGGTTTGACCCATGGATAGACGAAGAAGATATGCCTGCTGGAGCTCAATTAATGAGGTCTATTCGACAAGGTTTCAAACAGTCTTGTGCTGTAGTGTTTTTTATCACTCCGGAATTTAAGGATGAAAAATATTTAGAAAAAGAAATTAATTATGCTATAAATGAACAACTGAACAGAAAGCAGTTTACTATTATTACACTACAGTTTGAAGATGAACAAGGTAATAAAGGGTTGATACCAGAAATGTTAGAAGATTATGTTTGGAAAACCCCACGGACAGAACTGGAAGCGTTCAAAGAGATTATTAAATCTCTTCCAATTAAAGTTGGACAAACAATATGGAAAATAGAAAGATGATTTGTATAACAGACAGTGGCTTTTCATAAGGTTTATCTTCTGCGTAAGTATGAGACTTTTCTAAGTTGACTACATATGTATAAAAATAATACAATCAACTTATCCAACGGTCACGTACCGAAATCAACGTTTTAACTCAGACCGCCGTAGCGGTTCAACAATAAAGTGCCATGAAGCCAATCAGCATAAGGGATTGCGGGATTTTACAGCTAGGGGCGGTCTTGAAAACCGTTAGGGTGCAAGCCCACATGGGTTCGAATCCCATCCTCTCCGCCATTCCTTTATGAACTTTAAGAAATAAGCAGATAGAAACCGTCTCCTTTGGAGGCGGTTTTTTTGTTGTGCTTGAACTGGTACAGTTTTAGTTATTGTTTGATGAACCTAGTTCCATTGAGAATAAAAAGATTGATTTCTCCGCAATGTATTAGAGAAGGAGGATGATCATAATTATGGACAGACAATTGGAAGTAGATCAGCATAATCTTGTCTCGGCCTGGCAAGAACGCCTGCCTGCGTTAATGGAGGATGGGGACAGTTTCAATGTACTAGCGGATGATGGTGATCCGAATAGTCTGCTTATTCATTTTAATGCAGCAGGACGTCAAGGATACTCACTTGATTTTCGTTGCAGGTATGTAGATAGCAGGGAGGTCGCTGTTGATCTGCTTGATGTGGAGCAGAGTGGAATTCATATTGATGAGCATAGTGATGCAGTACAGCTATTAGCACAGCAGTATTCACGGCAAATTCACGAATGTGCTCAGGCTCTACAGAATATAACTAATCCTTAGGAGGAATGAACAATGTCAAAGCCAAAAAGTATTCCAGTTCCTGGGGCACAGCCCAACGATGGCCAGCGTAGAAAGGAGCATAATTCTTCTGCACCAGAACCACTTTCTGGCTCTAAAAAGGTGAAGCAGGCTAATCATGTAGACCATCATAATCCGCAAGGATAACAAATAAAAACAATAAGAATTATAAAGAAGTGTTTCTTGATTTTTACAAATAGTTTATGATAAGTGGGGGGAAATTTTTTTTACATGGGAGAGGAGAAAAATAATGAACAAAAAATGGGGTTTATCGGCCGCGGCACTGTTGCTTACAGCAGCAGTAATTCTGCCGGGATGTGGAAGTAAACAGGAGGCACCAAAAGAGGCTTTGAAATCAGCCGCTACAAAAGCGACTACGATGTCTTCATATGAGATGAAGAGTAAATTCTCGATCAATGACCTAACCATTGAGACGGCTGATGCTGAATCTGCTGCAATGACCACACAGGTACTCAGCATGCTTAAGAACGCTGATATAACTATTGACGGTGTTTATCAGGCTGATCCAATGCAGACAGAGCTAACTATGGTTCTGAATCTCAAGGGCGATATGAGCATGAGCTTCAATGTGCCTATGGTGATGACCACTGAGAAGTTGTATGTTAAGATTCCATCGATTCCATTCTTCCCGATTCCGGAGACAATCGTAAATAAGTTTGTAGAGGTGGATCTGAAGGCGTTGGCAGAGCAAGAGGGTGCTGAGTTTAATCCAAGTGCTCTTGATACACAGAAAATGCAAAAGTTCTCTAATGAAGTGATGGACACTGTATTAGCGGAATATGATGAAGGAAAATATTTTAATGAGCTTAGTCCAAAGGAGGCAAATTTACCGGAGGGTGTTGAAGCTAAACAGGTCGTTCAGTTCCAAGTGACAAACGATAATGTTAAAGAAGCAATCACCATCTTTGTGAATAATGCCCTGCCTAAAATCATTGATATTGTGAGCAAGGAAGAATACAAGGATATGCTGCAAATTAATGATGCTGATCTGGCTAAGGCTAAAGAAGAGATCACATCAAGTGAAACTAGAACTGAATTCGATAAGAGTTTGGCGGATCTTGATAAGTATCTTACGATTAATCAGTTCCACTACAATACAGCAATCAATAAAGACGGGTTCCCTGTGTTTCAGGATTTACTGATGGACATTAAAGTAAATGATCCTGAAGATGGCACGAACGTAGCCTTTTCTGTAAATGGAACGGGTCAATATGACAAGATTAACGAGAAGCCAGAGTTTAAGATTGGCATTCCTCAAGGTGATGATGTAATTACAATGGATCAACTAGAGGAGCAATTCGGTAGCGTGGGGACTTATTAATAAGAAGTTACGAGAGAAAGACCCGCATGTTGCGTATGATATACGCCCATGCGGGTCTTTTTTTATTAGAAGAATAAGATTTTTAATCCTGAACGAGTCAGTAGAAAGTTATTTGTGTTCATCCGGCAGCATATCTTCGGCTAATATTGCATAGGTTTGATGATCCTGCCACTGGCCGTTTATTTTGAGATACCGGCGGGCGATACCTTCAGGTTTAAATCCGCTCTTCTCCAGCACCCTCCGAGAAGCCTCGTTATGCAATAAGATGGCTGCTTGAACCCTATGAAGACCTAAGGCTCGAAAAGCGTAGCCGAGAACTAATCCGACCGCAGCGGTCATGTAACCTTTTGCCTGCATCCGATGATCCATTAAATAGCCTAAATCAGCATACTGAGCTACACCTCTTGAGACATTAGATAGCGTGATTTGACCTATTAGTTGTCCATCAAGCAGATAGACACCGAACATATAGGCTTTGTCCTCCAGAGCATCCTCCAGACGCTGATTGATGATCCGTTGTTGGCTCTCCAAAGTGTAGAATTGCTCATCGCGTTTTGGTTCAAATGGTTCATGTGTTAATCGATTATTCAAACGCAGCTCCAGTAAGTTCTCTGTATCCTTTAGCTCTAGAGGAGAAATATAGATACCATGTGAGGTATGATATAAAGTAAGGGTCATTTCAGATCTCTCCTTTTTCTTCTTTCGATGGTTTTTGACGTAAACGACGAAAGAATGAGGTCAGTAGGTCTGCACATTCTTCTTGTAAAATCCCCTGAATCACTTCGGTGCGATGGTTAAAACGCGGTTCTTCAAGCAAATTCATGAGGGTCCCAGCACATCCAGCCTTAGGATCAGGAGTGCCATATACAGTGAGGGGTACTCTTGATTGTACAATCGCTCCCGCACACATAGGACAAGGCTCTAAAGTAACATACAGCTGGCAATCCAGCAGTCGCCATGAGTTCATGACATTGCTGGCCTCACGAATGGCAACCATTTCTGCATGAGCTGTAGAATCCATTGTAGTTTCTCTTAAATTGTATCCACGTCCGATAATTTCACCATGCCGTACGATGACCGCCCCAATGGGAACCTCCCCTAATGCTTCAGCCTTGCGGGCTTCTGCTATCGCCTGCCTCATCCAGTGTTCATGAACCGTTCGCATATCATCTAGCGATTCACCTGCTTTAATATTCAAGATCATCTTCCCTTCCTTTATATCCATTGTACAACGAACAAATATTCGTTCTTAACAAAATGTGCATAACTCTGTGGATAACCGCCTACTTATACACATTTTTGTACACATCGTTTTATAATAAAATGTTTATATGTGCATAAGCTGTGGATGGTTTCTTAAAATATAAGAAAGTATAAGTTTCAAGCTATACTTTATCCTTATATTTCGCGCTTAAACGCTTCCCGTCCGTATAAGGACGCCGAAGGCATTTATACTTGTATATTGTAGAGAAAGACCTTTTGAATTTCAATATTTCTTGAATTGGAACGCTTCATTGAAATGTCTTTTCAAATGTGAGGGCAAAAGGTATGATGTTTATTGTAGGCCCCGCAAGGATTTACCAGTGGATAAGAGGTGAACAAACAGTTTGTCCATAAAGACAAAACTATCTGCTATTATTTTTGGGGCGGTGTTGCTAATTTTAGCACTGAACCTGACATTTAACCTTTATGCCGCCCAAAATAATCTACGGAATGAAAGCATTAATAATATGCAACTAACCGCTATGCAAATGGCCGTTTCTGTAGAACAAAGTAACTATAGCTCTAACTATGTAGAATATCAAATTGCGCATAATTTAAGGATGGCGGCTATCTTTGCCTCCGAAGAGCTGGACCCCGACTATAGGAATGTGACGAATGAAGAACTTAAGGCCCTAACTTCCAAGGTGGGCGTGTCTAATATTTCAATTCTGGTAAAGACTGATAACGATATTGTAATAGCGAGGTCTTCGGTGCCTAGTGATATTGGGGTGTCCACAAAGGACTGGGGGTACTGGTATCTGGCCTTTTTGGAGTTGTTCGATAATCAGGAGGTATCCGTGGGTCAGGGGCAGGCCATGGACCATTTTTGGTCAGGCCCTTTTGATTATTCAACCTACAATCTCGATTTCATTGAAAAGTGGGGATATTACCATGATGAAGAGAGCAACTACATCATAAATCCTGTTATTCTCAATACTGCAGCCAGCGACTATGTCAAGATTACCAATCCCGATCAAATCGCAGCGCAGACTAAAGAAGCTAATCCAGGGATCTTAGAACTCACAGGATTTAACCCGGTAACATTTGGTTCAGCAAGTATGAAGGCTGACGGAACTGACACATTGAATAAGAATCTTGGTAACCGTCCCATTAAGTACGGCACCTATACTTATGGTAATGTGGAGCAGGATAGAACAGCGATGCTATTGGCTCAGGAGAAGCAGAAGCCGGTTACACTGGAGACGAAAGTGCTTGGAAAAAGAGTGCTCAAAAGCTTCATTCCTATCCAATCTCCTGGACTGAAAGCTTATGTGATTGGAGTCGTTTTGGATTACTCCGTGATTTCATCTGTGGTTCATGAACAATTAATTAATAATCTGACAACTTCACTGTTATTACTTACATTATTCTTGTTATGTAGTTACATACTGTCTGGATTTGTTACTCGTCCTATTCAGGCGATACTTGCCAAAGTCAACGATGTAGCCAAAGGGAAATTCGAGCCTCCACTTAAGGTAACTAGCCGGGATGAGTTAGGGCAACTGGCACTACGAATCAACGCTATGACGGCTCATCTCATGCAGCGCACTAATCGACTCAAACAGACACTGGAAGAGAACCGAGCAGTTAAGGAGCATTTGGAATCGGTTATTAATGGAACCTCTGATGCGATACATACGATCGATATGGACGGCCGAATTACTAGTACGAACAGAGCCTTCGAAGAGCTGTATGGATGGAGTGCCAAAGAGGTGCTAGGGAATAAGCCTTACCTTGTGCCTGCGACAGCGCTTAAGCAGGAGGAAGAGCGGCTTGATGCGTTAAAGAGTGGTGCGGTTCTACCACCAATTGAAACCGTAAGACTTAAACGTGATGGAACAATTGTTGAAGTGAGTGTTAGTACCTCAGTGATTCGTGATGAAGACGGGTATCCGCATTCCTTTATTCACGTCTCACGTGATATGACGGAACGTAACCGAATGGAGGAACTGCTTAGACGCTCTGAGAAGCTGACTACAGTTGGCCAATTAGCCGCGGGAGTAGCTCATGAGATTCGTAATCCTCTTACGACGCTAAAAGGATTTCTGCAGCTTCAACAAGAAAAGCAGATTTTGGTTCCCCTCCATATTGAACTGATGTTGTCCGAGCTCGAGCGGATTAATCTGATCGTAAGTGAATTTTTGATTTTGGCTAAGCCTCAAGCTGTTCATTTCCAGGAAAAAGATGTGCGGGATATCCTTGGTGATGTGGTTTCTCTATTAGACAGTCAAGCTCATTTGTTTGGGATTCAGTTTAGTGCGACATTCTCTGAATATCCATCCACCGTACATTGTGAAGTGAACCAGCTAAAGCAGGTGTTTATTAACATCGTCAAAAATGCTATTGAAGCTATGCCTGATGGTGGTGTAATTTCAATGGAGTTAAGAAATACCTTGGATTCTGTCTTCATTCTTATTTCAGATCAAGGCGAAGGAATTCCTAAGGATATGCTGCCTAAGCTGGGTGAGCCCTTCTTCACCAATAAGGAGTCGGGAACAGGCTTAGGGCTAATGATTAGCCAACGTATTATTCAGGCTCATAAGGGTCATTTGGAAATACAAAGTGAAGTGGGTCAAGGGACAACTGTTATGATCAAGCTGCCTGCAGCTGGTACGGATAGCCCTTGGCTTAATATTAAGGATGAACGGAGTGAAGGACAACGTGAGAATTAATAAATTCATCAGTGAGACAGGGTACTGTTCACGCCGTGAAGCAGATAAGCTGGTGGAAGGTGGTAGAGTTACGATCAACGGACAACCTGCTGTGCTTGGCAGTCAGGCCGTTCCAGGCGATGATGTGAGAATAGATGGTGTTGCGCTTGAATCATCAAGCCAGACGGTTTACATTGCGTTAAACAAGCCAGTGGGTATCACTTCAACTACAGAGCAGCATATTAAGGGGAATATTGTTGATTTTGTAGGTCATCATGAGCGAATCTTCCCGATTGGGCGACTCGATAAGGATTCAGAAGGATTGATTTTGCTTACCAACGATGGGGACATCGTTAACAAGATTTTACGGTCCGAAGGTCGGCATGAAAAAGAGTATGTTGTTACTGTAGACAGACCGATTACGCCATCATTTATTACCGGCATGTCCAGCGGCGTAAAGATATTAGGTGAGAAGACGCTACCTTGTGAGGTCACTCGTATTACAGAGCGTGTATTCCGTATTATTTTGACGGAGGGTAAGAATCGTCAGATCCGCCGTATGTGCAGCGCTTTTGGCTACGAGGTTAGAAAGCTTCAACGCATTCGGATTATGAATATTCGTCTAGGGGCATTACAAACAGGAGAATGGCGTGAGCTGTCTGCTGAAGAGAAGCAAGAACTTGGAGCTACACTGAACTACGAACTTCTATAACCTAGAAGAGTCTTTATTTGAATACAATGTATCAAAAAAGAGCTGTTCCATCGGTCTAAGACCTTTGGACAGCTCTTTATGCTTGTAATAGGATAACCATTATTCATCGGAAGGAGCAATACCTGAGAACTCTTTGGTTTCTTGATATTTACGAATAATGGATACTTCAACCCGGCGGTTCTTACTTCGTCCAACAGCTGTAGTATTTTCAGAAATGGGGTGGTATTCCCCGTATCCAATCGCACTAAATTTCCGTGGATTCAGGTTCGTATTTGTTAGCAAAATCTTCATGAACTGAAGGGCGCGATCGGCGCTCAGGTCCCAGTTGGAAGAATAGTCGCTATTAGAGATAGGGATGTTATCGGTATGTCCTTGCACGACTACATCATAATCCGGGAATTGCTGCAGCATGGTTGAGATGGACTTTGCTAATTGCCGAGAATCATCTTTAACTACTGCCTGTCCGGATGCGAACAACGCGTTATCACTTATCGTAATCATAAGTTGGGATTGATTGAGCTTAGTACTGAGTAGATCGGTAAGGCCGTTCTTACTGATATATTGATCAAACTGCTTCTTAAGCTTCTCTAAATCCTCTTGCTCCTTTTGCCGCAGCTTAGCCATTTCTGTTTGTTCATTTTTCTTGGTTACTGATTTATCCATTTGATCATTTTTTCCTAAATCCTCTTGACTCTTAGATGGCATTGCCGCCCGTTCTTCAAGAACACCTGTACCGCCATTAAGAGCGGAACTGAAGGCTTGACTCATCTCTTCGAATTTTTTGGCATCCGTTGCACTCATAGAATACATTACGATGAACAAGGCTACCAGAAGGGTCATAAGATCAGAATAAGGCAGTAGCCACGATTCATCGGCGTGTTCTTCATGCTCTTCGTGTCGTCTAGTCTTTTTGCTCACCCGATCCACTCTCCTTCTCATCATTTAACTTAGCTCGTTCCGAAGGTGTCAGGAAGACAGCAAGCTTCTGATTGATGGCAATAGTGGATACACCGGATTGTATGGACAAAAGACCTTCGACCATCATCATTCGAACTTCAATTTCACGTTTGGAAAGTCGTTTCAGCTTATTGGCAATAGGATGCCATAATACGTAACCTGTAAAGATACCGAGTAGTGTTGCGATGAAGGCAGCCCCGATTGCTGCAGCCAATTTGTTCATATCACTCATATCAGCCAGAGCGGCGATAAGTCCGATAACGGCCCCGAGTACGCCAAGTGTAGGAGCATACATACCTGCTTGTGAGAAAATGAGTGCGCCTGCTTTATGTCTATCCTCTGTGGCGTGGATGTCCTCCATGAGAACATCGCGGACAAAATCCTGATCATTTCCATCAATAATCATCCGCATGCCATTTCTGAGGAAGTTATCTTCTATTTCATCGACTTTCGACTCAAGAGCCAGCAGACCTTCACGCCGTGTAATAGAAGCCCACTCCATGAACATAGTAATTAATTCGGGTTTACTGATTAATTTCTTTTTGACAAAAATCATTTTAAACAGACTTGGAATCTTCTTGACCTCCGAGAACGGAAAGGCCATAAAGATGGAAGCTGCCGTACCCACTAAGATAATAACGTAAGCAGCAGGTGTGGCTAAAGCGTGAAGAGGAGCGTGCTTGAGGATCATACCCCAAATAACTGCAACTAGACCAAAAATTAAACCAAGTATTGTTGAAATTTCCATTATGCACCTCGTCCATGAGATTATAAGATGTGTTCCGACAAAGCCGCGTATATCATCCTTGAAACAGCGGCAAGGCACTCTGTTCGAAACCGAATAACGTATATTCTTATTTATCGACATCATTCCGTTTTTTGTGAAGTCATTTTTTCGGCTATAATGGATAAGGTAAGTAATTATTCATCTGTGGAGAAAACGGAGTGATACATGTGGGCGTAAAGCATGGTAGAGATTACGGTGAAATCCTAACGGATTTGACTGAGGCTGTCGGAAGAATTTCCGATGGGTACTTATTTTTTGAAATGGATCCAGAAGAGTGGCAAGAATTGCCGCAGGAATCCAAGATGGAGGTATGGGAGGCACTGGCTGAGGATCTTTTCTTCGCGCTGGGTAATGAACCTATGATTGAGGTGGGGAGCGGCGTTATCATCTACGATAAGGACACGCACCGCATTAATATTTTAGTCGGAGAAGAGGATTTAGCCTCTGTTGTTTTGATTTAAGAAGAGGGGGCGGCGGGGCGTAATTTGCCCGTAGTTAGTAGCCCGTGTTAAAATTGGTGTAGCCGAGTTATAATCGCTGGGATTCTTGAATACATTTAATCGAAAATATTGCCTTTATCCTGGCACATCCCTTGGACCTCAGAAGCTAAGGGATGTTTTGTTTAACGAATATGACGAGTAAAGGGACCTGCGGATTTTACTGCAATTTTTAGTAAGGGAGGAAACGAATTGTTATTTACGGAAGAAGAACTGCGTGAGCAGATCAGCAAGCTGGAAGGTTGGAAGCTGGAAGAGAATACCATGGTGCGAAAATATATGTTCAGCCAATATATGAAGGGTATTGCTTTCGTTGATGAAGTAGCCACCATTTCAGAAGCCTTTGATCACCATCCACATATTACGATTGATTATAAGACAGTGACTTTACGACTGAAATCAAATGAGGAAGACGGTATTACAGCTCTAGATATTCGAGAGGCACATGAATTTAATGAAGCCTTTGAGAAAAATCGTTAGTGTCACCCAAACTCATAAATAAACGCCCGTGCGCAGATAGTGAACTATCTTCTGGCACGGGCGTTTTTAGTTGCTTAGGTAGTAGTTACTGTTACTTTTTCTCTGAGAGCCAGAGGGCGACGTTTGCAATCTCCTCAGGGGCTAGCTTTTCTTTAAAGGAAGGCATTTGACCGCGTCCTTTAGTGACTATACTGTAGATTTCTTCAGCATCATGCTGACCGCCTTCATTTTGAAGACTGGGTCCAACTCCACCTTGAAGCTGATCGCCGTGACAGGTGATACAGCTGGCTTTCACGGTTGCTTCGGCCTTTGCCGCATCCAATTGGACTTCCGGCATCGTCGGCTTATTCTGTTCAGCTACCTCTTCTTTACCTGGAAGTGTAAACATAAGTACTACCGCAAAGGCACAGGCGGCAAAAAACAAACCGCTCATGATCCATTTCTGCATCCCAGTTCGTCCCTTCTATGTAAGCTGCTCCCTACATTATAGCTCAAGGTGAAGCGTTATCATAGGGTTTGTGACAAAAAAATGAACGATAATGCCATCAAATCATTGAAAAATATGGAATTTAATATTATTTATCATAGACCATGCAATAAAAAGGTTTGTTTCCTGTGGGGGTTAGGCGTTCATACGTATCGGTAATCGTAAATCCACACTTTTGGTAAGTTCGGATCGCCCGCTGGTTCCAGGTCAATACCTCTAGATCAATCTCACGCTCAGGATAACGAAACAAGGCTGCTTGCACAATTGCATCCATGAATATTTTTCCTAGACCTTGACCGCATAGATCAGGGCGCATACCAATCCCCAAGCGAACAACACCTTCCATTGGAAACAACTGCGCGAATCCACACAAAATCCCTTGCCCATTTAGTATGGAGATATATTGCTCATTCCGTAGCTGAGGGTCACCGAACTCGATTCCAAGAGCCTGCATTTGCTCCCACGGCATCCAGCCGTAAATATTATAAGGGGCAGTGTAATCCCAGTTGCAAATCTCTTCCGCGTGACTGGTCTCCATAGGCGCTACATGAAAAGTAACAGAAGGATTTATCATAAGGTCAAAGGACCTCCTTTCACGGGCGAGCTTTAAATGTCTTATATTTCTAGCTTAAAATACTTATGGTCCTTATAAGGACATCGAAGGCGTTTATGCTTGTAACTAATTATATACAAAAAAAGGCATGGTCGACTCAGAAATTTATGAGGATTATTGTTTTACAAATTCTGAGAGGGGTAAATACTAAATAAGACAAAAAACAAGCTCCTCCCCAAGAATCAACATCTTGGAAAAGAGCCTATGTACGATTTACTTATTGAACATCATCATTATCTTCTGTCTCAGAAGCAACAGAATGATAAGCATCTGTGCTCATAATTCGTTTAGCACCGATGTAGCGTTTCACGTAGTAGCTATCACTCAGGGAGCTAATCGTTACACCGCGTGAGGAAGATGCGTGTGCAAACTTGCCTTCACCGACATAAATACCGACATGGGAGACACCCTTACCACTTGTATTGAAGAATACAAGATCTCCAGATCTTAAATCATCTTGGGAGATAGCAGTACCCATTTGATACTGGGAACCTGATTGGTGTGGTAGGTTTATACCAATTTTATCAAATACATACATTGTAAATCCGGAGCAATCAAATCCATTTGTGGAGATGCCGCCGGATACGTACTTAGTTCCGATGGTCTTGTCGATCACTTTATCCATTTTGGAATCCGCGAAAGCGCTTCCTGCTCCGATGGTGAAAATAATGGAAAAGCTAAGTACTGCTGCTGCTAGCTTCTTCTTCAAAAGTTTATACCCC
This genomic stretch from Paenibacillus sp. FSL H7-0737 harbors:
- a CDS encoding toll/interleukin-1 receptor domain-containing protein, with product MRKISITVQDNNETHVKLTNHENHHIKDGISIDFCFTNNIHDREIKYVVNEIIKTKDWISNENDIYFIDLNKLGLAYPSIFNQCQWMNGLISVTPIYEDGLNDVRFFSLTISEDEIREKAPRKVFLSHKGANKPLVRKYYQLLKELGFDPWIDEEDMPAGAQLMRSIRQGFKQSCAVVFFITPEFKDEKYLEKEINYAINEQLNRKQFTIITLQFEDEQGNKGLIPEMLEDYVWKTPRTELEAFKEIIKSLPIKVGQTIWKIER
- a CDS encoding small acid-soluble spore protein P, which gives rise to MSKPKSIPVPGAQPNDGQRRKEHNSSAPEPLSGSKKVKQANHVDHHNPQG
- a CDS encoding GNAT family N-acetyltransferase; this encodes MTLTLYHTSHGIYISPLELKDTENLLELRLNNRLTHEPFEPKRDEQFYTLESQQRIINQRLEDALEDKAYMFGVYLLDGQLIGQITLSNVSRGVAQYADLGYLMDHRMQAKGYMTAAVGLVLGYAFRALGLHRVQAAILLHNEASRRVLEKSGFKPEGIARRYLKINGQWQDHQTYAILAEDMLPDEHK
- the tadA gene encoding tRNA adenosine(34) deaminase TadA, coding for MRTVHEHWMRQAIAEARKAEALGEVPIGAVIVRHGEIIGRGYNLRETTMDSTAHAEMVAIREASNVMNSWRLLDCQLYVTLEPCPMCAGAIVQSRVPLTVYGTPDPKAGCAGTLMNLLEEPRFNHRTEVIQGILQEECADLLTSFFRRLRQKPSKEEKGEI
- a CDS encoding sensor histidine kinase; the protein is MSIKTKLSAIIFGAVLLILALNLTFNLYAAQNNLRNESINNMQLTAMQMAVSVEQSNYSSNYVEYQIAHNLRMAAIFASEELDPDYRNVTNEELKALTSKVGVSNISILVKTDNDIVIARSSVPSDIGVSTKDWGYWYLAFLELFDNQEVSVGQGQAMDHFWSGPFDYSTYNLDFIEKWGYYHDEESNYIINPVILNTAASDYVKITNPDQIAAQTKEANPGILELTGFNPVTFGSASMKADGTDTLNKNLGNRPIKYGTYTYGNVEQDRTAMLLAQEKQKPVTLETKVLGKRVLKSFIPIQSPGLKAYVIGVVLDYSVISSVVHEQLINNLTTSLLLLTLFLLCSYILSGFVTRPIQAILAKVNDVAKGKFEPPLKVTSRDELGQLALRINAMTAHLMQRTNRLKQTLEENRAVKEHLESVINGTSDAIHTIDMDGRITSTNRAFEELYGWSAKEVLGNKPYLVPATALKQEEERLDALKSGAVLPPIETVRLKRDGTIVEVSVSTSVIRDEDGYPHSFIHVSRDMTERNRMEELLRRSEKLTTVGQLAAGVAHEIRNPLTTLKGFLQLQQEKQILVPLHIELMLSELERINLIVSEFLILAKPQAVHFQEKDVRDILGDVVSLLDSQAHLFGIQFSATFSEYPSTVHCEVNQLKQVFINIVKNAIEAMPDGGVISMELRNTLDSVFILISDQGEGIPKDMLPKLGEPFFTNKESGTGLGLMISQRIIQAHKGHLEIQSEVGQGTTVMIKLPAAGTDSPWLNIKDERSEGQREN
- the rluF gene encoding 23S rRNA pseudouridine(2604) synthase RluF, with the translated sequence MRINKFISETGYCSRREADKLVEGGRVTINGQPAVLGSQAVPGDDVRIDGVALESSSQTVYIALNKPVGITSTTEQHIKGNIVDFVGHHERIFPIGRLDKDSEGLILLTNDGDIVNKILRSEGRHEKEYVVTVDRPITPSFITGMSSGVKILGEKTLPCEVTRITERVFRIILTEGKNRQIRRMCSAFGYEVRKLQRIRIMNIRLGALQTGEWRELSAEEKQELGATLNYELL
- the motB gene encoding flagellar motor protein MotB encodes the protein MSKKTRRHEEHEEHADESWLLPYSDLMTLLVALFIVMYSMSATDAKKFEEMSQAFSSALNGGTGVLEERAAMPSKSQEDLGKNDQMDKSVTKKNEQTEMAKLRQKEQEDLEKLKKQFDQYISKNGLTDLLSTKLNQSQLMITISDNALFASGQAVVKDDSRQLAKSISTMLQQFPDYDVVVQGHTDNIPISNSDYSSNWDLSADRALQFMKILLTNTNLNPRKFSAIGYGEYHPISENTTAVGRSKNRRVEVSIIRKYQETKEFSGIAPSDE